One stretch of Alphaproteobacteria bacterium DNA includes these proteins:
- a CDS encoding DUF1850 domain-containing protein, whose amino-acid sequence MNVCLLAGVLYTLAWTHSVEKVTWEEDWQAAKGRLVLVEARIQGSGAGMEPGEDAVLKNGFWRWRPKIPPLDRLILTQSYYATDYRLCWFGECHAMSELAPDAPTVELTACP is encoded by the coding sequence ATGAATGTCTGTCTGCTGGCTGGGGTTCTTTACACGCTGGCCTGGACGCATTCGGTCGAGAAAGTGACCTGGGAAGAAGACTGGCAAGCGGCAAAGGGGCGTCTGGTTCTTGTCGAGGCCAGAATCCAAGGCTCGGGTGCCGGCATGGAACCGGGCGAGGACGCCGTGCTCAAAAACGGCTTCTGGCGCTGGCGGCCCAAGATCCCCCCCCTGGACAGGCTGATCTTGACCCAATCCTACTACGCCACGGATTATCGCCTGTGTTGGTTTGGTGAATGCCACGCGATGAGCGAGCTGGCGCCCGATGCGCCGACGGTGGAACTAACCGCCTGTCCTTAA
- a CDS encoding TRAP transporter permease, with protein sequence MSKQGEIEAKGDAFGHGITSKQIFWIGVAFSSFQLFTAAYSPLSTQVLRSVHVGFLLLMVFAINAAMHRHSLLRNLSDWLLGILAFSLSFYHWIFEGDLIQRSGDPSLADLAFGICMLVLVFEGARRMMGLALPLICLAFATYALLGQYFPAPFNHRGYGLDQVVNQYMLGTEGVFGTPAYVSATYIFLFILFGSFLEQAGMIRLFTDMALGTVGHTKGGPAKVSVISSCLMGTINGSGVANVVTTGQFTIPLMKKFGYRAEFAGAVEATSSMGGQIMPPVMGAVAFIMAETLDIPYIEVVKAAVIPAVLYYVTAFWMVHLEAGRAKLLGLAKEDCPSALAALKRDWFLILPLAVLVFLLLSGYTPMYSGTVGLAMTALLILGVPLARHFGSRVFQFAFWIALGLGASAFFEYGIDVMAGLLAALIAGNFLLKGGRETLSLCLNALAEGARSAVPVGVACALVGVIIGTMTLTGAAGAFTQGVVALSGGSLFLTLVLTMVACLILGMGIPTIPNYIITSSLVAPTLLKMGVPLIVSHMFVFYFGIMADLTPPVALAAFAAATIAKSSFMKTGLWAVRIAIAGFVIPYMAVYDNSLMLQGDWTWIGASYIVAKALIAIFLWGAASIGFLFLPLNLAERVWATGAAFLLVAAIPITDELGFAASALFVGYHAWKSRRMQVAA encoded by the coding sequence ATGAGCAAGCAAGGCGAGATCGAAGCCAAGGGCGACGCTTTTGGGCATGGCATAACCAGCAAACAGATTTTCTGGATCGGCGTGGCCTTCTCGTCCTTTCAGTTGTTCACCGCGGCCTATTCGCCGCTGTCGACCCAGGTTCTAAGGTCGGTGCATGTGGGGTTCCTGCTGCTGATGGTGTTCGCCATCAATGCCGCCATGCACCGGCACAGTCTGCTGCGCAATCTGTCCGACTGGCTGCTTGGCATCCTGGCCTTTTCGCTGTCCTTCTATCACTGGATATTCGAAGGCGATCTGATTCAGCGTTCCGGCGATCCCAGCTTGGCCGATCTGGCCTTCGGCATCTGCATGCTGGTCTTGGTGTTCGAGGGGGCCAGGCGCATGATGGGGTTGGCCCTGCCGCTGATCTGTCTGGCCTTCGCCACCTACGCCCTGTTGGGCCAGTATTTTCCGGCGCCCTTCAATCACCGGGGCTATGGCCTCGACCAAGTCGTCAATCAGTACATGCTAGGCACCGAAGGCGTGTTTGGCACGCCCGCCTACGTGTCTGCGACCTATATTTTTCTGTTCATCCTGTTCGGAAGTTTCCTGGAACAGGCGGGCATGATCCGCCTGTTCACCGACATGGCCCTGGGAACCGTGGGCCACACCAAGGGCGGGCCTGCCAAAGTGTCGGTGATTTCTTCTTGCCTGATGGGCACCATCAACGGCTCGGGGGTCGCCAACGTCGTCACCACCGGCCAGTTCACCATCCCTTTGATGAAAAAATTCGGCTACCGCGCCGAATTCGCGGGCGCGGTCGAAGCCACGTCCAGCATGGGCGGGCAGATCATGCCGCCGGTGATGGGGGCGGTGGCCTTCATCATGGCTGAGACGCTGGACATTCCCTATATCGAGGTCGTCAAGGCCGCCGTCATTCCCGCCGTTTTATACTACGTCACCGCCTTCTGGATGGTGCATCTGGAAGCAGGAAGAGCCAAGCTGCTGGGCCTTGCCAAGGAAGATTGCCCCAGCGCGCTGGCTGCCCTGAAGCGCGACTGGTTCCTGATCCTGCCGCTGGCCGTTTTGGTCTTTCTGCTGCTGAGCGGCTATACGCCGATGTATTCGGGCACCGTGGGTCTGGCGATGACGGCGCTCTTGATCCTGGGCGTGCCGCTGGCTCGCCATTTCGGATCGCGGGTCTTTCAGTTCGCCTTCTGGATCGCCCTGGGACTGGGCGCTTCCGCCTTCTTCGAATATGGAATCGACGTCATGGCGGGCCTGCTGGCCGCTTTGATCGCCGGGAATTTCCTTCTGAAAGGCGGGCGAGAAACGCTTTCCTTATGCTTGAACGCCTTGGCCGAGGGCGCTAGGTCCGCCGTGCCGGTCGGCGTGGCTTGCGCGCTGGTCGGCGTGATCATCGGCACCATGACGCTGACCGGTGCCGCCGGCGCCTTTACCCAGGGCGTAGTGGCGCTGTCGGGCGGCAGCCTGTTCCTGACCCTGGTTCTGACCATGGTGGCCTGTCTGATTCTGGGCATGGGCATTCCCACCATTCCCAACTACATCATCACCAGTTCGCTGGTGGCGCCCACCCTGCTTAAGATGGGCGTGCCATTGATCGTCTCGCACATGTTCGTCTTCTATTTCGGCATCATGGCCGATCTGACGCCGCCCGTGGCCCTGGCCGCCTTTGCCGCCGCCACCATCGCCAAGTCCAGCTTCATGAAAACCGGCCTGTGGGCGGTGCGCATCGCAATTGCCGGTTTCGTCATTCCCTACATGGCCGTCTACGACAATTCCTTGATGTTGCAGGGCGACTGGACCTGGATCGGCGCCAGCTACATAGTGGCGAAGGCCCTGATCGCCATCTTCCTGTGGGGGGCGGCCTCGATCGGATTTTTGTTCCTGCCGCTCAATCTGGCGGAAAGAGTCTGGGCCACCGGGGCGGCCTTCCTGCTGGTGGCGGCGATCCCGATTACCGATGAATTGGGTTTCGCGGCGTCAGCCTTGTTCGTGGGGTACCATGCCTGGAAATCCAGGCGGATGCAGGTAGCGGCATGA
- a CDS encoding TAXI family TRAP transporter solute-binding subunit, whose amino-acid sequence MRKIAFLVAALVAMSGTAQAQQFVNVLTGGTSGVYYPMGNAMSNLFGKAMPNAKVTVQATKASVENLNLLEAGRGELAFTLGDSLSNAWVGVEDAGFKAPLKKLRGVAGIYPNYIQIVSSQESGIKTLADLKGKRVSVGAPKSGTELNARAVFKAAGLSYDDMKVQYLPFGESVELMKNRQLDATLQSAGLGVASIRDLASTIAIHIVEIPAATVAKTGDAAYVPASIPAGTYLGQDKPIPTVAINNFLVTHQGVSDDTVYKMTKAIFENLPDLKAAHSAGKDITLENAAKAMPVPLHPGAEKYYREKGLIK is encoded by the coding sequence ATGCGCAAGATTGCTTTTCTCGTCGCCGCCTTGGTGGCGATGAGCGGGACCGCCCAGGCCCAGCAGTTCGTCAACGTCCTTACCGGCGGCACCAGCGGCGTCTATTATCCGATGGGCAACGCCATGTCGAACCTGTTCGGGAAAGCGATGCCCAACGCCAAAGTGACCGTGCAGGCGACCAAGGCCTCGGTCGAGAATCTCAATCTTCTGGAGGCCGGGCGCGGCGAATTGGCCTTCACGTTGGGCGATTCCCTGTCCAACGCCTGGGTTGGCGTCGAGGATGCGGGCTTCAAGGCTCCGCTGAAGAAGCTGCGCGGCGTGGCCGGCATCTATCCCAATTACATCCAGATCGTTTCTTCACAAGAATCGGGCATCAAGACGCTGGCCGATCTTAAGGGCAAGCGGGTGTCGGTGGGCGCACCGAAGTCGGGGACCGAGTTGAACGCCAGGGCGGTGTTCAAGGCGGCGGGCCTTAGCTACGACGACATGAAGGTGCAGTATCTTCCCTTCGGCGAGTCGGTTGAATTGATGAAGAACCGCCAGCTTGACGCCACGCTGCAATCGGCGGGGCTGGGCGTCGCCTCGATCCGCGATCTGGCCAGCACCATCGCCATCCATATCGTGGAGATTCCCGCCGCCACGGTGGCCAAGACCGGCGACGCGGCCTATGTTCCGGCGTCCATTCCGGCGGGCACCTATCTGGGCCAGGACAAGCCGATTCCCACGGTGGCGATCAACAACTTCCTGGTCACGCATCAGGGCGTTTCGGACGACACGGTCTATAAGATGACCAAGGCCATCTTCGAGAATCTGCCCGATCTGAAAGCCGCTCATTCGGCGGGCAAGGACATTACCCTTGAGAACGCGGCCAAGGCCATGCCGGTGCCCTTGCATCCCGGCGCCGAGAAATATTACCGTGAAAAGGGCCTGATTAAATAG
- a CDS encoding ChaN family lipoprotein, with product MRHFLVLASFVMMGGCALSPPEQQTIWLVGEKRYISESDALERMAAAPLLLLGESHDNQEHHRLQAHVVKKLADRGQTRALAFEMIERDRQPVIDAHLAKQIVIPSCVNRDRLTQASGAGRVPPERLAPAPMGAREPCSRPSGDESKVPPLGITAESLGQALDWDKSGWPDFALYAPVFQAGLDGGWPIRAANLPKSLYKAVGKAGGLDAPQEARLGLDRPLPPEIAAGLRQNLIDSHCGLLPETALPAMMRLQTAWDGAMALTMTESLQKDGVVLIAGSEHARLDRAVPLHLARLLPEVKRLAVAFKEQTDPPTPPESEDWPFDLIWFTPPTPTVDHCAQLKERMKKKKGG from the coding sequence ATGCGTCATTTTCTTGTTTTGGCATCTTTCGTCATGATGGGGGGCTGCGCCCTTTCCCCGCCAGAGCAACAAACCATCTGGCTGGTCGGTGAAAAGCGCTATATCTCCGAATCCGATGCCTTGGAACGCATGGCCGCCGCTCCACTGCTGCTGCTGGGCGAAAGCCACGACAACCAGGAACATCACCGCCTTCAAGCCCATGTCGTGAAAAAACTGGCTGACAGGGGCCAGACGCGCGCGCTGGCCTTCGAGATGATCGAACGCGACCGGCAACCCGTCATTGATGCGCATCTGGCCAAGCAGATCGTTATACCAAGTTGCGTTAATCGTGACCGATTAACGCAAGCCTCAGGCGCCGGGCGCGTTCCTCCGGAACGCTTGGCTCCCGCGCCTATGGGCGCGCGCGAGCCTTGCTCGCGTCCAAGCGGCGATGAGTCAAAAGTTCCGCCACTTGGCATTACGGCGGAAAGTTTGGGGCAAGCGTTGGACTGGGACAAAAGCGGCTGGCCCGATTTCGCCCTCTATGCCCCTGTTTTTCAGGCTGGTCTGGATGGCGGCTGGCCGATCCGCGCCGCCAATCTGCCAAAATCGCTGTACAAGGCCGTCGGAAAAGCCGGAGGGCTGGACGCGCCGCAAGAAGCGCGGCTGGGGCTGGATCGCCCCTTGCCCCCAGAAATCGCCGCTGGCCTAAGGCAGAATTTGATCGACAGCCATTGCGGTCTGCTTCCCGAAACCGCCCTGCCCGCCATGATGCGCCTGCAAACCGCCTGGGATGGGGCAATGGCCCTGACCATGACGGAAAGCCTGCAAAAGGATGGCGTCGTGTTGATCGCGGGGTCGGAACATGCGCGCCTGGACCGCGCCGTCCCCTTACATCTGGCCCGCCTGCTGCCTGAGGTGAAACGGCTGGCCGTGGCCTTCAAGGAACAGACCGATCCGCCCACGCCGCCCGAAAGCGAAGACTGGCCTTTTGATCTGATTTGGTTCACGCCGCCCACGCCGACAGTGGACCATTGCGCCCAATTGAAAGAGCGGATGAAAAAGAAGAAAGGAGGCTGA
- a CDS encoding 2-hydroxymuconate tautomerase family protein — translation MPIVTIQLFKGRSVESKRLLAAKVTEAVAETIDLAPETVTVLFEEYEREDWATGGKLFSDR, via the coding sequence ATGCCAATCGTCACCATCCAGTTGTTCAAGGGGCGCAGCGTCGAGTCCAAGCGCCTTTTGGCGGCCAAGGTGACCGAGGCAGTCGCCGAGACGATCGATCTGGCGCCTGAAACCGTGACCGTGCTGTTCGAGGAATACGAGCGCGAAGACTGGGCGACCGGCGGCAAGCTGTTTTCCGACCGGTAG
- a CDS encoding YdbH domain-containing protein, with protein sequence MSITALALTAGLLAAVFALPTILAAFLPEVLRQAGFKDVSLTVLHLSWDRLELEAVSLDQAVSAKRLTITFSPFGLTGLEAKNLNLKAKTDGKSLRLGHLVLPFAGNAQGDDFNLPHIKLDQARFDLDTQMGPVRGILNSEHEGAATRLRLELSSGAKPALFQPLILTGLLTAEGPELSFVGRLNDPMHRLVIGIKGHQNQQTAAGEAKIDLKRIEFDQSGLQPHDLFPILEPFLKDVSGPFEGQAQLAWQNGKVTSQANLHSHGLSFESQGAAVRNLMGTLSLNRLWPLRTPAPQSFSFGMLSAGAPLGSGAVAFSLEDDGSIFFKRAVLNLADGKLRLDPVRIDPDLNGTLNFQASNVHLSSLAPLFQIEGIALDGIVDGVIPVHLTRDGMKIIGAKLSARDKGFVRYRPANAPATLQDSQEGVSLMMAALKDFRYDSLALGLDGQAGGETTVTFQIKGRNPGLHNGVPFELNFRLSGPLDRLAKQAYGIISLPEQIEAALAETNR encoded by the coding sequence TTGTCGATAACAGCCCTGGCGCTGACCGCCGGGCTGCTGGCCGCCGTTTTCGCCCTGCCCACGATCCTAGCCGCTTTTTTGCCCGAAGTCCTGCGTCAGGCCGGTTTCAAGGATGTATCGCTGACGGTTCTCCATTTAAGTTGGGACCGGCTGGAGCTTGAGGCGGTTTCCTTGGATCAGGCGGTTTCGGCCAAGCGCCTGACCATCACCTTCTCCCCTTTCGGCTTGACCGGTTTGGAGGCGAAGAACCTGAACCTGAAGGCCAAGACCGACGGCAAAAGCCTGCGCTTGGGGCATCTTGTTCTGCCTTTTGCAGGCAACGCCCAGGGCGACGACTTCAATCTGCCGCACATCAAACTGGATCAGGCGCGCTTCGACCTGGATACGCAAATGGGTCCGGTGCGGGGCATTCTGAATTCGGAACATGAAGGCGCCGCCACGCGCCTGCGCCTGGAATTGTCCAGCGGAGCGAAGCCGGCCTTGTTCCAACCCCTGATTCTAACTGGCCTGCTGACCGCTGAAGGACCGGAACTCAGTTTCGTGGGAAGGCTTAACGATCCGATGCACCGGCTGGTGATCGGCATCAAGGGCCATCAGAATCAGCAAACAGCGGCGGGCGAAGCCAAAATCGACCTGAAGCGGATCGAATTCGACCAAAGCGGCCTGCAGCCGCACGACCTGTTCCCGATCCTGGAACCTTTCCTGAAAGACGTGTCAGGCCCCTTCGAGGGGCAAGCGCAACTGGCTTGGCAGAATGGAAAAGTGACCAGCCAAGCCAATCTGCACAGTCATGGCCTGTCCTTCGAAAGCCAGGGAGCCGCAGTGCGCAACCTGATGGGCACGCTTAGCCTGAACCGCCTTTGGCCGTTGCGCACGCCAGCGCCGCAAAGTTTCAGCTTTGGCATGTTGTCTGCCGGAGCGCCCCTGGGTTCCGGCGCCGTCGCCTTTTCGCTGGAAGACGACGGATCGATCTTCTTCAAACGGGCGGTGCTCAATCTGGCGGACGGCAAGTTAAGGCTGGACCCGGTGCGGATCGATCCCGACCTGAACGGCACGCTCAATTTCCAGGCCAGCAACGTCCATCTATCCAGCTTGGCCCCCTTGTTTCAGATCGAGGGCATCGCGCTGGACGGCATCGTCGATGGCGTCATTCCCGTCCATCTGACAAGGGACGGCATGAAAATCATCGGGGCGAAACTGAGCGCAAGGGACAAGGGTTTCGTGCGCTATCGCCCCGCCAACGCGCCCGCCACATTGCAAGACAGTCAGGAAGGGGTTAGCCTGATGATGGCGGCGCTCAAGGATTTCCGCTACGACAGCCTCGCCCTGGGTCTTGACGGCCAAGCCGGGGGTGAAACGACCGTCACCTTTCAGATCAAGGGGCGCAATCCGGGACTGCACAACGGCGTTCCCTTCGAACTCAATTTCCGCCTTTCCGGTCCCCTGGACCGCTTGGCCAAACAGGCTTACGGCATTATCTCGCTACCCGAACAAATCGAGGCCGCCCTTGCTGAAACCAATCGTTAA
- a CDS encoding YnbE family lipoprotein, whose amino-acid sequence MVKPLLASLLLLAACTPTVKIEAPDKPIVINLNVKIEQEVRVRVERDVDKLLVDKKDLFE is encoded by the coding sequence ATCGTTAAACCGCTGCTGGCAAGCCTTCTGCTGCTGGCGGCCTGCACACCCACGGTGAAGATCGAAGCGCCCGACAAGCCGATCGTCATCAATCTCAATGTCAAAATCGAGCAGGAAGTGCGCGTGCGCGTCGAACGCGACGTTGATAAGCTGCTTGTGGACAAGAAGGATCTGTTCGAATGA
- a CDS encoding YdbL family protein → MGRHLLLLSLLLFAAPVLAGPLEDAKRQGQVGERADGYLGAPPGTSGHGALINDINVKRRQAYGDIASRNGTNSDAVGVLTGQRLIEQSPSGTWVMDANGTWRRK, encoded by the coding sequence ATGGGACGACATCTGCTACTTCTATCGTTGCTGCTGTTCGCCGCCCCTGTCCTGGCGGGTCCATTGGAAGACGCCAAGCGCCAAGGCCAAGTCGGCGAGCGCGCCGACGGCTATCTGGGCGCACCGCCGGGAACCAGCGGCCACGGGGCGCTGATCAACGACATCAACGTCAAGCGCCGTCAGGCTTATGGAGACATCGCCAGCCGCAACGGCACCAATTCGGACGCGGTGGGCGTTTTGACCGGCCAGCGCCTGATCGAACAATCGCCTTCCGGCACTTGGGTCATGGACGCCAATGGCACTTGGCGCAGGAAGTAA
- a CDS encoding XdhC family protein: MALGAGSNPDLDALKAAARWQADGMGVALSIVMKTWGSSPRPVGSLLAANDLGQFAGSVSGGCVEGAVLLDAKKAIMLGKPVRQTFGVSDEEAWAASLACGGQMEVLTVRPPPLAPLLDAKRQRIPAALAVRMQDGVSTIVTNSDASDDGRLVLSMLARNETGMSEDDRLFVLSLPPQPRILIVGATHIGQILAEMAVLAGFDVAVIDPRHAFNDPSRFPGLRHSKEEPAKALTQLGLDGSSALVTLTHQSRIDDEALAFALNSPCFYIGALGGKKTHAARLTRLGQGEDRIHGPIGLDIGAVTASEIAVAILAQIVQSWRQRGKDA; encoded by the coding sequence ATGGCACTTGGCGCAGGAAGTAACCCCGACCTCGACGCGCTTAAGGCGGCCGCCCGCTGGCAAGCGGACGGCATGGGCGTGGCCCTTTCCATCGTCATGAAAACCTGGGGATCGTCGCCCAGGCCGGTGGGCAGCCTGCTGGCCGCCAACGATCTGGGACAATTCGCAGGATCGGTTTCGGGGGGCTGCGTCGAGGGAGCCGTGCTGCTGGACGCCAAGAAGGCCATCATGCTGGGCAAACCCGTGCGCCAGACCTTTGGCGTCAGCGACGAGGAAGCCTGGGCGGCCAGCCTTGCCTGCGGCGGACAGATGGAAGTACTGACCGTCCGCCCGCCCCCTTTGGCTCCCCTTCTTGACGCCAAGCGCCAGCGCATCCCCGCCGCCTTGGCAGTCCGCATGCAAGACGGCGTTTCAACCATCGTCACGAATTCCGATGCAAGCGATGATGGAAGACTGGTGCTGTCCATGCTGGCCCGCAACGAAACGGGGATGAGCGAAGACGACAGGCTGTTCGTTCTAAGCCTGCCGCCCCAGCCGCGCATTCTGATCGTCGGCGCCACCCATATCGGGCAAATCCTGGCCGAGATGGCCGTGCTGGCCGGTTTCGATGTCGCCGTCATCGATCCCCGCCACGCCTTCAACGACCCATCCCGCTTTCCCGGTCTGCGCCATTCCAAGGAAGAACCGGCCAAGGCCCTGACCCAATTGGGTCTGGACGGCTCGAGCGCCCTTGTCACCCTGACCCACCAATCCAGGATCGACGACGAAGCGCTGGCCTTTGCCTTGAACAGCCCTTGCTTTTATATTGGCGCCCTGGGCGGCAAGAAGACGCATGCGGCCCGCCTGACGCGCCTGGGACAAGGCGAAGACCGCATTCACGGCCCCATCGGCCTGGATATCGGCGCCGTAACGGCCAGCGAAATCGCTGTCGCCATTCTGGCCCAGATCGTTCAGTCCTGGCGCCAACGGGGCAAGGACGCATGA
- a CDS encoding molybdopterin-binding/glycosyltransferase family 2 protein — protein MIFSEFDLDQAEGILLAHSLRIEGRKLAKGKKLSPDDLALMARGGLRKVTGARLEEGDVGEHEAAFELADRLMGVNLECGPALTGRCNLIAQQAGLAVIDAEKLARLNRVDEAVTVATLSPFEVVEAGQIVATVKIIPFAVPRTVLDTCLAVGGPSIVRVLPFLPLRVGVIASLLPGLPDSVVRSTFEVTRLRVESLGGKITDEIQVPHEVGALSRAIKKMAEQNLDLMLISGASATLDRRDVVPEALTHAGGVIDHFGMPVDPGNLMLIGRLGKLPVIDMPGCGRSARLNGLDLVLRRLFAGLPVSGDDMMRLGAGGLLKDIGCRPMPRRAEDTFAAAPRKARVAAIVLAAGRSVRMKGSNKLLAKLNGQPMIRLVAQAALESMAQHVIVVTGHQEDEVREALSGLGVSLVSNPRFAEGLSGSLKAGLHALPQDVDAALILLGDMPMIAATQIDRLIGAFDPDEGRSIIVPTLKGKRGNPVLWAKRFFGPMLAIEGDVGARHLIGENMNQVFEVEMDDESVLTDIDKPEDLRAVSE, from the coding sequence ATGATTTTTTCGGAATTCGATCTCGATCAGGCGGAAGGCATTCTGCTGGCCCATTCCTTGCGCATCGAAGGGCGCAAGCTGGCCAAGGGCAAGAAGCTGTCGCCAGACGATCTGGCGCTGATGGCCCGGGGTGGACTTCGCAAAGTGACCGGAGCGCGCCTTGAAGAGGGCGACGTCGGCGAACATGAAGCTGCCTTCGAACTGGCCGACCGGCTGATGGGGGTCAATCTGGAATGCGGCCCGGCGCTGACGGGACGCTGCAATCTGATCGCCCAACAGGCCGGATTGGCAGTCATCGACGCCGAGAAGCTGGCCCGCCTGAACCGGGTCGATGAAGCGGTGACGGTCGCCACCCTGTCGCCCTTTGAAGTGGTCGAGGCGGGACAGATCGTCGCCACGGTCAAGATCATTCCCTTCGCCGTCCCTAGGACCGTGCTGGATACCTGCCTAGCCGTCGGCGGCCCTTCGATCGTGCGCGTCCTTCCCTTCCTGCCCCTGCGTGTCGGCGTCATCGCCAGCCTGTTGCCGGGCCTGCCCGACAGCGTCGTGCGTTCGACCTTCGAGGTCACGCGCCTGCGCGTCGAATCATTGGGCGGCAAAATTACCGATGAAATTCAGGTTCCGCACGAAGTGGGGGCCTTGTCGCGCGCCATCAAGAAAATGGCCGAACAGAATCTCGATCTCATGCTGATCTCGGGCGCCTCGGCCACCTTGGACCGGCGCGACGTGGTGCCCGAGGCGTTGACGCATGCGGGCGGCGTGATCGATCATTTCGGCATGCCGGTCGATCCGGGCAATCTGATGCTGATCGGGCGCTTGGGGAAATTGCCGGTCATCGACATGCCGGGCTGCGGCCGCTCGGCGCGCCTGAATGGGCTTGATCTGGTTCTCAGGCGCTTGTTCGCTGGCCTGCCGGTCAGCGGCGACGACATGATGCGGCTTGGCGCCGGAGGCTTGCTGAAGGATATCGGATGCCGCCCCATGCCCAGGCGCGCCGAAGACACCTTCGCGGCTGCGCCCAGAAAAGCGCGCGTGGCGGCCATCGTGCTGGCTGCGGGGCGTTCAGTGCGCATGAAGGGATCGAACAAGCTGCTGGCCAAGCTGAACGGCCAGCCGATGATCCGCCTGGTTGCGCAAGCCGCCCTGGAGTCCATGGCGCAACATGTCATCGTGGTCACCGGCCATCAGGAAGACGAGGTGCGCGAAGCCTTGAGCGGGCTTGGCGTGTCGCTGGTCTCGAACCCGCGCTTTGCGGAAGGGCTGTCAGGGTCGTTGAAGGCGGGGCTGCACGCCTTGCCGCAGGATGTCGATGCGGCGCTGATCTTGCTGGGCGACATGCCGATGATCGCAGCCACGCAGATCGACCGGCTGATCGGCGCCTTCGATCCCGATGAAGGGCGCTCGATCATCGTTCCCACCTTGAAAGGCAAGCGCGGAAATCCCGTTTTGTGGGCCAAGCGCTTTTTCGGTCCCATGTTGGCCATCGAGGGCGACGTGGGGGCGCGCCATCTGATCGGCGAGAACATGAATCAGGTCTTCGAGGTCGAGATGGACGACGAGTCCGTGCTTACCGATATCGACAAGCCGGAAGACTTGCGCGCCGTATCAGAATAG
- a CDS encoding alpha/beta hydrolase, whose product MRSFLLTFLTAAALGYLTLLVGMYVFQRRLLYHPDRSSPAPLRGMAEIWLQAADGVRLNGWFAPAQGNAGVIVYLHGNAGNLGMLEDKLAAYLGAGLGVLAIDWRGYGKSAGSPSEEGLYADGRAALAFLAEKGVPLSRVVLHGESLGSGVATLLAVENQLAGLVLEAPFISVAETAQHHYPYLPARWLVKDRFDSLARIGKITVPLLILHCSDDRTVPVSHGQTLLAAAGPKAEGRFFAQGGHMGVFDQGGKEVALTFIKRIFERN is encoded by the coding sequence TTGCGTTCGTTCCTGCTGACGTTTCTGACTGCGGCGGCGCTGGGATACTTAACCCTTCTTGTAGGGATGTATGTTTTCCAGCGTCGTCTGCTTTACCATCCGGACAGATCCTCTCCCGCGCCTTTGCGGGGCATGGCCGAGATTTGGCTGCAAGCGGCTGATGGCGTGCGCTTGAACGGCTGGTTCGCTCCCGCCCAGGGCAATGCGGGCGTCATCGTCTATCTGCACGGCAATGCGGGCAATCTGGGAATGTTGGAAGACAAGCTGGCCGCTTATCTTGGCGCCGGTCTGGGCGTTCTGGCGATCGATTGGCGGGGTTACGGCAAAAGCGCTGGTTCGCCCAGCGAAGAAGGGCTTTACGCCGATGGACGGGCCGCCCTGGCCTTTCTGGCCGAGAAGGGCGTTCCCTTGTCGCGGGTCGTCTTGCATGGGGAATCCTTGGGGTCCGGCGTCGCCACCTTGTTGGCGGTGGAAAACCAGTTGGCCGGGCTGGTCCTCGAGGCCCCCTTCATCTCGGTCGCCGAGACGGCCCAGCACCATTATCCCTATCTGCCCGCCCGCTGGTTGGTGAAGGATCGTTTCGACAGTCTGGCGCGCATCGGCAAGATCACGGTTCCGCTGCTGATTCTGCACTGTTCCGATGATCGGACGGTGCCGGTTTCGCATGGACAAACCCTGCTGGCCGCCGCCGGACCCAAGGCCGAAGGACGGTTCTTCGCCCAGGGTGGGCATATGGGAGTCTTCGATCAAGGGGGCAAAGAAGTCGCTTTGACTTTTATTAAGCGGATATTTGAGAGAAATTAA